One part of the Candidatus Binatia bacterium genome encodes these proteins:
- a CDS encoding TetR/AcrR family transcriptional regulator, translating into MSTAKPGAAAGDDVTDGRHLRSRSSRARIVEALSRLVREGDVLPGAARVAEVAGVGLRTVFRHFEDMDSLYREIAALIAAQVLPALFAPYRGTTWQARLGELVARRCELYEAILPYKVAGDLRRFQSPFLRHDYEQQLELEKHSLASVLPAELAADETLQEALRAATSFQAWRILRHDQALSPAQARAVVERSVAGLSRGVAGTAIESKTIPGGAS; encoded by the coding sequence AACCAGGCGCAGCAGCGGGCGACGATGTAACCGACGGGCGGCATCTTCGTTCGCGCTCGAGCCGTGCCCGCATCGTCGAAGCGCTGTCACGCCTGGTGCGCGAAGGCGACGTGCTGCCCGGCGCGGCGCGCGTGGCCGAAGTCGCCGGCGTGGGCCTTCGCACCGTGTTCCGGCATTTCGAGGACATGGATTCCCTCTACCGGGAAATTGCGGCGCTCATTGCGGCGCAAGTGCTGCCGGCGCTGTTCGCGCCCTATCGCGGCACGACGTGGCAGGCACGGCTCGGCGAGCTGGTCGCGCGGCGCTGCGAGCTCTACGAGGCGATCCTGCCGTACAAGGTCGCCGGCGACCTTCGCCGCTTCCAGTCGCCTTTCCTGAGGCACGACTATGAGCAGCAGCTCGAGCTCGAGAAGCACTCGCTGGCAAGCGTGCTGCCGGCGGAGCTGGCAGCGGACGAGACGCTGCAGGAAGCCCTGCGCGCGGCCACTTCGTTCCAGGCCTGGCGCATTCTTCGCCACGACCAGGCACTTTCGCCGGCGCAGGCGCGCGCCGTGGTCGAGCGCAGCGTCGCCGGCCTGTCGCGCGGTGTCGCAGGCACTGCGATCGAATCGAAAACCATCCCCGGAGGCGCATCATGA